One window of the Strix uralensis isolate ZFMK-TIS-50842 chromosome 3, bStrUra1, whole genome shotgun sequence genome contains the following:
- the HEY2 gene encoding hairy/enhancer-of-split related with YRPW motif protein 2: MKRPCEETTSDSDMDETIDVGSENNYSGQSNSSVIRSNSPTTTSQIMARKKRRGIIEKRRRDRINNSLSELRRLVPTAFEKQGSAKLEKAEILQMTVDHLKMLQATGGKGYFDAHSLAMDFMSIGFRECLTEVARYLTSVEGLDTSDPLRVRLVSHLSTCASQREAAAMTSSMAHHHHPLHPHHWTAAFHHIPAALLQPNGLHASDAAPCRLSSEVPPHGSALLTATFAHADAALRVPSAGSVAPCVPPLSTSLLSLSATVHAAAAAATAAAQSFPLSFTGAFPMLPPSAAAAAVAAATAITPPLAVSATASPQQAGSGGSTKPYRPWGTEVGAF, from the exons ATGAAGAGACCTTGCGAGGAAACTACCTCAGACAGCGACATGGACGAGACAATAGACGTGGGGAGTGAGAACAACTACTCGGG GCAAAGTAATAGCTCTGTCATTCGATCGAATTCCCCAACAACAACATCTCAGATCATggccagaaagaaaagaagaggg ATTATAGAGAAAAGGCGCCGTGATCGTATAAATAACAGTTTATCAGAGCTGAGGCGGCTTGTGCcaactgcttttgaaaaacaa GGATCTGCCAAATTAGAGAAAGCGGAAATACTGCAAATGACAGTGGATCATCTGAAGATGCTGCAGGCAACGGGAGGTAAAG GCTATTTTGACGCTCATTCCCTGGCCATGGATTTCATGAGCATTGGCTTCCGGGAGTGCTTGACAGAAGTCGCGAGGTACCTGACTTCGGTGGAGGGTCTTGACACATCTGACCCCCTGCGCGTTAGACTCGTGTCTCACCTGAGCACCTGTGCCTCTCAGAGGGAAGCTGCCGCCATGACCTCCTCCATggcccaccaccaccaccccttgCACCCTCACCACTGGACAGCTGCCTTTCACCACATCCCGGCTGCTTTGCTGCAGCCGAACGGACTTCACGCCTCTGACGCCGCCCCGTGCAGACTCTCCTCGGAGGTGCCCCCCCACGGCTCTGCCCTGCTCACGGCCACCTTCGCCCACGCCGATGCCGCCCTCAGAGTCCCCTCCGCTGGCAGTGTCGCTCCCTGCgtccctcctctctctacctccctCTTGTCCCTCTCAGCTACCGTTCACGCTGCAGCGGCGGCAGCTACGGCTGCTGCCCAGAGCTTCCCCCTCTCCTTCACGGGCGCCTTCCCCATGCTTCCCCccagcgcggccgccgccgccgtggcTGCAGCGACAGCCATCACACCTCCGTTGGCCGTATCTGCCACTGCCAGCCCTCAGCAGGCTGGCAGCGGGGGCAGCACTAAACCATACCGACCCTGGGGGACTGAAGTTGGAGCCTTTTAA